The genome window TGCGCGGGCACGCCGCCAGACAACCCGGATACGTGCAGTGGTTGCAGATCCGCTGCAGGTAAAAAAACCAGATTTTATGTTCAGGCAGAACCGACTTCACGCCGTTGTCGCCGCCAAACGTTCCTTCGCGCGACTGCGTGAACTCACGGCCGTGAGCGGTGTCTTCACCGAAGTTCGGGAAGCGCCACTCTTCGTCCGTCGGAACGTAACCGATCGCCTGCTGATTCAAGCCGATCTTGGCCGGCGCCTCGAAGATGGTCACACCTTCGTACACACCGTGAATCGCCTTGTTCGACGTCTTGCGAACGTTCCATACGTTCTGACCCGGATTCGACTGCTCCAGCATCTTCAGGATCTTCCAATCCCAGAACTGCGGATACCCGCCGTAAGGCTTCGTCTCCACGTTGTTCCACCACATGTACTCCTGGCCCTTCGAAAACGTCCAGGTCGACTTGTGCGCCATCGTGCATGTCTGACATGCAATGCAGCGGTTCGTGTTGAACACGAACGTGAACTGTTCTTTCGGATGCTTCTCTTCGTAAATGTAGGTCATCATGCGACCCAACTGCCAGTTATAGACTTCAGGCATCTTGTAACCTCCCTTATCACCACCGGCCGGGAAACAGCCGGGCTCCCTGGGTTGTCAATGCTCCATGCGGTCCTTAGATTTTAACAGACCGCAACGGTTAAAGTGAAATCCTTTATCAAGTATCAACCGGTTCCTGCCCGCAGCTCATAAACCTCGATACAGCGGTCGCAGGCCCCGTCTTTGCTTTCCCAGTCGGGAAAATCGATCTGGATGGCTTCGATCACCATTTCATCGCACACACTGGCCGGATCGTCCACCCAGTTGTAGGTCGGGAATTTGCACAACGGACAGGGCGAGCCCTGCAAGTGGATGTATTCCTGATCCTCGGCGGTAAAATCATCCGTGTAGTCGATGTATTTGCTGATCAGCGTTTCGAGGTCGGTGGCCATGGAAAGCAGTTCCTCGTGGGTGACCGTTTCCGTGTTCCACAGGCCCTCGAAAATGCCCCGGCGTTGTTCCTGGGGGATTTTGCGGTAGTAGTTGTCGAACTCGCGGTAACGCGCTTCTTTCGACATGACCGAGCGGATTTTCTTCTTGGCCAGCCGGGCGTCCACGTAAACGTTCCACAACAGGCGGAACCGCGCCGTGATCAGGTTCTTGACGGAAGGATTGCCGGGGATGAACGCATCCTCGTAATCGAACTCGGGATCCATCATGTCCCGGGCATGCATGAACTCGTGGATGAGAAACGCCTCGAGCTCTTCATGCTCCTCGGGGTTGGCAAAGCGGCTGGCCAGGACCCGCATCTCGATGACCGGCAGGCCGGAGACGCGGTTCAACACGTTGGACCCCTCGTCCACCTTGTTGATGGCCCGCTTGACCATGATTTCCTTGATTTTTTCTTCGAACTGGCGGGCGGAGTCTTCATACTCGACGGTGCGCTCGACCTCGTCGAGGCCGGACTCCGTGGACTCGTCTTCCAGAGAAGCCGGCTCCGCGTTCATGCCCACGGCTTCCGCTTCGTCGCCCGCGGCGGCATCGGCATCCTCACCTTCCGCCGACTCTTCCTCTTCTTCCGACGCGTCGGCAGGCGGACCGCCCCCGCGAAGCTCGGCGACCGTCGCCGGTTGGCGGGCGTCATGGCGTTTGCGTTTGGGAATCAAACCGCAGATTTCCAGGGCCTTCAACACGTGATCGCCCAGCAGCAGTTTTTCCCGGAAAAACAGTTCATTGACCTTTTCAAACGCTTCCTCCCGGTCGTCTTCCGGAAGTTCGTAGATCGGGTCAGCTAAAGAATGAAATTCATCGTACTCGGCCCGGAATCCGGACCGTTCCAAATGATTCAAATGGCGGAAAACGGATTCCTCCATCAATTGCGGACTATACGTAACTTTCATGGCCGTTCATTACCCGCGGAAGTGTTAAACCCTTCTATTTAAAAACCCAAAACCTGTTTAGTACCTGCGATTTTTATATATGCCGCTCGAATTGTCAAGGCATTATGGTCCGCTCCGGAATGCTTGAAAAAAGCCCCCCTGCCAAAAGGCCGGGGGCGGACTTCGATCTCGCTCCAAGCTATTTTTTCCGCTAGCGGAAACTCAAACAACCCCTTCTAATTCAATCTAGTACAGTCACTCATCCGAGGCCGTTCCGGATTGCGGCCCCTTGCCCCGACGATGCTCTCGCTGGGGAGTCGCAAACCGCGGCTCCCAAAATGTGCAGGGCCGGTTCCTTGCCCTGCGTCATGCCCGCCTTCCCACATTTTTTTATGGAGAGACGGCACCGCCGCCTCCTGCTTCCTGCGCCGTGTTTATTTTTTGTCGATGCGTTCGGCCATCTTGCGCATGTGCGCGATGGAGTCGATCAGCTTTTGCGGTTCGCCCAGTTCCTTGGCCACTTCTTCCGCCTTCACCAGGTAAGCCTCGCACTCGTCTTTCCGGGACTCGGTCAGGTTGAGCCGCGCCACGGTCATGTACAACTGCACCAGGTTTGGCATGTGCCGCAGTTCACGGAACAAGTCGGTCGCCTGCTGGAAATACGCATCGCCCTCTTCAAACAGACGTCCGCGGAATTTGAGATTGCCCATGAAGGTCAGGTCCTTCGCCATCCCCGCCTTGTCCCCGGCTTCCCGCGTGTATTCCAGCGCCTGCATGTAATGCTTCTCCGCTTCGGGGTGATTGCTGCGGCGGAAAAAATAGTTGCCGAGGCTGCGGTAACTTTCCGCCTGATCGCTTTTCCCCAGGTATTGAACGGACAGGTCCAACGCCTCCAGCAGGCTGGCTTCGGCCTTTTCGGTGTAGCCCTTTTCCATGTAAATATTGCCGATGTTGCGGAGGTCGATACACAGCTCTTTCGGGTCGTTCAGCTTGCGCGAGCACTCGAGCGCGGCCTTCGAATGCGGCTCTTCCTTGGCGCGTTCATTGAGGCCATTGTAGATGGTGGCCAGCGTGCGGTGATCGTAGCAGGCATTGCGGATGTCCTTGATGGCTTCCGCAATTTCCAGCGAGCTCTTGCAGTATTTTTCCGCCTGCTTCCAGTCTTCCTTCTGTAGATACAGATTGCACTGGTTGCGGTAGTCCTCGGCCATCTCGGGTTTGTTGTCCGCCTGCTTGTTGAGTTCCAGCGCCTGCAGGTAATACTTCTCGGCGCCCACCCAGTCGGTTTTCTGCAAACTCAGGTTGCCGAGGTTGCGGTAATCGCTGACCAGTCCCTTGGTGTGGTTGCGCTTGCGGTTGATCTTGAGCGACTGGTTGACCACCTTCTCGGCTTTCTCCAGGCGGTTGAGCATGAGCAGCACGTTGACGCGGTTGTTGTAGAGGTCGGGCAGGCCCGGATGCTCCTTGGACTGCGCCTCGCGGATGGCGATGGCCTGTTCGTACAACGTATCGGCCTTTTCCAGCTCCTGTTTCTGTTCGCAGATGCTGGCTAGATTCGCCAGCGTGGTGCTGCGTCCGCCTTCATCCTTGATGCGTTCCTGAATCGCCAGCGTGTCTTCCAGCGTTTTTTGCACCTGGTCGAGGTTGCTGGCGAGAAAGTAGATATTGCTCAACTCCTTGAGTCCGGCGATCTGGCGGGTGTCGTCCTTCTTGCTTTTGGCGTCTTCGATGTCCTTCAGGATTTCGGCTTCGCGTTTTTCCAACGTTTTAGGATGGCTGATGATGAACAT of Nitrospina watsonii contains these proteins:
- a CDS encoding tetratricopeptide repeat protein, encoding METKETQTNDPRGEGRKYEKMGLSCLQNNKLSEAESHFLTALDHMKQAGDDIGQAYVLGNLGNLNFQTQQLDKAEEYYSESLSLMEKLSDRKGIENTLGNLGHVNFYKGELDKAQEQYARVLKLVEEDKNVPAQVHYNENLGNIAVQKKNFAEAETCFEKARATLLSQKEDAEKLSAIEDKLKGLRHHPEYLASKEEAARPEIERLTRDNRTQELIQKYQELEEMFYQAQRFDKVTEITKKIVAVLEGLNDKQSIAISYANLGGTLLQEGVSGKPEYLDQAEEHFLKALEYMEEKQDQKRKSYLLGSLGVIHLHKKNLDQAGTYYEQSLKLMIDLKDQLGEARGYANLGKVESLKQNWDKALMQYEKSLEIMEKLENRPGVAQQYEALGEIYIKKEEFDKAEDCLQRAQAMYEALKDQQGLAIVQDRLMFIISHPKTLEKREAEILKDIEDAKSKKDDTRQIAGLKELSNIYFLASNLDQVQKTLEDTLAIQERIKDEGGRSTTLANLASICEQKQELEKADTLYEQAIAIREAQSKEHPGLPDLYNNRVNVLLMLNRLEKAEKVVNQSLKINRKRNHTKGLVSDYRNLGNLSLQKTDWVGAEKYYLQALELNKQADNKPEMAEDYRNQCNLYLQKEDWKQAEKYCKSSLEIAEAIKDIRNACYDHRTLATIYNGLNERAKEEPHSKAALECSRKLNDPKELCIDLRNIGNIYMEKGYTEKAEASLLEALDLSVQYLGKSDQAESYRSLGNYFFRRSNHPEAEKHYMQALEYTREAGDKAGMAKDLTFMGNLKFRGRLFEEGDAYFQQATDLFRELRHMPNLVQLYMTVARLNLTESRKDECEAYLVKAEEVAKELGEPQKLIDSIAHMRKMAERIDKK